A stretch of Rhodohalobacter mucosus DNA encodes these proteins:
- the gpmI gene encoding 2,3-bisphosphoglycerate-independent phosphoglycerate mutase produces MANTTKKALLVILDGFGIADNPDVSAVDKADKPFYDSLINNYPNSKLSASGESVGLPEGQFGNSEVGHLNIGAGRIVWQELSRINKSIRDGDFFENSVLTKAFEKASSRNRVHIMGLFSDGGVHSHNNHLFALLEMAHHFGIEHTFVHAFTDGRDTSPHGGAEYARQFEEKAEEIGTGTLASIVGRYYAMDRDNRWERTRKAYELLLDGKGAVYNSAEKVFSESYNDDITDEFILPHRIKTTENSRIRKGDVVIFYNIRGDRARQITKALFQNEDVPFETRPLDLHYVTFTSYDDTFNSFAEVAFPPVRLKNTLGEVVSAHRLKQLRIAETEKYPHVTYFFNGGEEIPNPGEDRIMVPSPKVATYDLKPEMSAEEVTNRLCEELEKETYSLAVLNFANPDMVGHTGVMEAAIKAVETVDHQLKRVVNTATEHGYQVLIIADHGNADCLVQKDGSPHTAHTTAPVPVILVGEDKSVDLTQGILADVAPTLLHMMNIEKPEEMTGSSLF; encoded by the coding sequence TTGGCCAATACAACAAAGAAAGCTCTTCTGGTAATTCTGGACGGATTCGGGATTGCAGACAATCCCGACGTTAGCGCTGTTGACAAGGCCGATAAACCATTTTACGACTCCCTCATAAATAACTACCCCAACTCGAAGCTTTCTGCAAGCGGAGAAAGCGTAGGGCTTCCTGAGGGTCAGTTTGGCAATTCAGAGGTTGGTCACCTCAATATAGGTGCCGGAAGAATTGTATGGCAAGAGCTCTCCAGAATTAATAAATCAATTCGTGACGGGGATTTCTTTGAAAATTCCGTTCTGACTAAAGCTTTTGAAAAAGCCTCCTCCCGAAATCGCGTTCACATCATGGGGCTATTTTCTGACGGAGGGGTTCACAGTCATAACAATCACCTCTTCGCCCTGCTTGAAATGGCGCACCATTTTGGCATCGAGCATACTTTTGTACACGCTTTCACAGACGGGCGCGACACTTCGCCTCACGGTGGCGCTGAATATGCCCGCCAATTTGAAGAGAAAGCAGAAGAAATCGGTACAGGAACACTCGCATCAATCGTAGGGCGGTACTATGCTATGGACCGCGACAATCGCTGGGAACGAACCCGGAAAGCATACGAACTTCTTCTTGACGGCAAAGGAGCGGTGTACAACTCGGCCGAAAAGGTTTTCAGTGAGAGTTACAATGACGATATAACGGATGAATTCATACTCCCGCATCGCATTAAAACAACTGAGAACAGCCGAATCAGAAAGGGCGACGTTGTAATTTTTTATAACATCCGCGGAGATCGAGCACGGCAAATCACAAAAGCTCTGTTTCAGAACGAAGATGTTCCTTTTGAAACCAGGCCACTCGATCTGCACTATGTTACGTTTACATCATACGATGATACGTTCAACAGCTTTGCCGAAGTGGCATTCCCTCCCGTTCGTCTGAAAAATACCCTGGGAGAAGTAGTGAGTGCCCACCGGTTAAAGCAGCTTCGCATAGCGGAAACAGAAAAATACCCGCATGTAACCTATTTCTTCAACGGCGGCGAGGAGATCCCCAATCCGGGGGAAGACAGAATTATGGTGCCGAGCCCAAAAGTGGCTACTTATGACCTGAAACCTGAAATGAGCGCTGAAGAGGTTACAAACCGTCTTTGTGAGGAGCTTGAAAAAGAAACCTACAGCCTGGCGGTACTCAATTTTGCCAATCCGGATATGGTTGGCCATACCGGCGTTATGGAGGCGGCCATAAAAGCTGTCGAAACGGTTGATCATCAGCTGAAACGAGTCGTGAATACAGCCACCGAACACGGCTACCAGGTACTGATCATTGCCGATCACGGCAACGCCGATTGTCTTGTTCAAAAAGACGGCAGCCCGCACACGGCACACACAACTGCACCCGTTCCCGTAATCCTTGTAGGTGAAGATAAAAGCGTTGATCTTACCCAGGGAATTCTTGCCGATGTTGCCCCTACTCTTCTCCACATGATGAATATTGAAAAGCCCGAAGAGATGACGGGCAGTTCGCTCTTCTGA
- the cmk gene encoding (d)CMP kinase, which produces MIIVIDGPAGSGKSSTAKAIANSLHIQFLDSGALYRALTYLWLRRGKPDKAEFFENLSEIELQTDYSNQVFHVQANGENITDKIRLQEVANHVSEIASDPRSRSFVNGYMKKLVAQGVFVADGRDLGTAVFPDAELKFYMDASLDERAARRFKEIEGTENDVTLEQVKQNLAERDHKDSNRKSDPLRKAEDAIVVDTSGKSFEEQLSEMLEIIDEELKLKP; this is translated from the coding sequence ATGATCATTGTCATCGATGGGCCGGCCGGGTCCGGAAAAAGTTCTACCGCCAAAGCGATAGCCAACAGCCTTCATATTCAGTTCCTGGATTCAGGGGCTTTGTACAGGGCGTTAACATATCTGTGGTTGAGGCGTGGAAAACCGGATAAAGCCGAATTCTTTGAAAATCTGTCTGAAATTGAATTGCAAACCGATTACAGCAATCAGGTTTTTCATGTTCAAGCCAACGGTGAAAATATCACCGATAAGATCCGGTTACAGGAAGTTGCAAATCATGTGAGTGAAATTGCCTCTGATCCAAGATCGCGTTCGTTTGTAAATGGTTACATGAAAAAATTGGTTGCACAGGGTGTTTTTGTAGCTGACGGGCGCGACCTGGGTACGGCCGTCTTTCCGGATGCCGAACTGAAATTTTACATGGATGCGTCACTCGATGAACGCGCAGCGCGCCGGTTCAAAGAGATCGAAGGCACAGAAAACGACGTTACCCTGGAACAGGTGAAACAGAATCTTGCAGAACGTGATCACAAAGACTCAAACAGGAAAAGTGATCCGCTTCGCAAGGCTGAAGACGCTATTGTAGTAGATACCTCAGGCAAGTCATTTGAAGAACAGCTCTCGGAGATGCTGGAGATCATTGACGAAGAACTTAAACTGAAACCTTAA
- the rpsA gene encoding 30S ribosomal protein S1: protein MTEELNNKEELNEEAEAAAETKETEAAETAVIAEEAGSEKQENEDEEVAVAAEEENTIHTFDGEVEGKTYTFDELQAASEDYTDEEFHELAGMYENTLSEIEEKEIVTGIVVSVDEKYVIVDIGFKSEGIVPANEFSNKVLENLQPGDEVEVFLDRVEDREGQLILSRKKADILQAWETIEKAHETGEVIEGYIQRRIKGGMVVDIFGIDAFLPGSQIDVRPVRDFDAYVGKTMEFQIVKLNMQAENVVVSHRALIESDLEDQRQEILETIEAGQVLEGIVKNITDFGVFIDLGGVDGLLHITDLSWGRVDHPEEIVRLDQRMNVAVIDFDEDSKRVSLGLKQLQPHPWDDIDIKYPENMRVQGRVVSIADYGAFIELEKGVEGLIHISEMSWTQHIKHPSQLVQKDDIIECVVLNINEEEKKISLGVKQLEKDPWEDLAERYPIGSKHKGVVRNLTNFGVFIELEPGIDGLVHVSDLSWTENVDHPNEVVDKGQELEVVILAIDFENRRITLGHKQVQDNPWEQYAEEYGLGAKVEGKVTKITDKGMFIELPLGVDAFLAADKLAEPVDSLKDAFSEGDTVAGFVAEFDEPSKTIEISQVEGELKKAKSKTRKKVKSENVETGTPTLGEVSGLAEKLAEKEKKDKEADEEE from the coding sequence ATGACTGAAGAACTAAACAATAAAGAAGAACTGAACGAAGAAGCTGAAGCTGCAGCTGAAACCAAAGAGACAGAAGCAGCAGAAACAGCCGTGATTGCAGAAGAAGCCGGCAGTGAAAAACAAGAGAATGAAGATGAAGAAGTTGCCGTAGCCGCAGAAGAGGAAAATACCATCCACACATTTGACGGTGAGGTTGAGGGTAAAACCTACACCTTTGATGAACTGCAGGCAGCATCAGAAGACTATACCGATGAGGAATTTCATGAGCTCGCGGGCATGTATGAGAACACGCTCAGTGAAATTGAAGAAAAAGAGATTGTTACCGGAATTGTAGTTTCCGTAGATGAAAAATATGTCATTGTTGACATCGGTTTTAAATCAGAAGGAATTGTTCCCGCCAACGAATTTTCAAACAAGGTACTTGAAAATCTCCAGCCCGGTGATGAAGTGGAAGTGTTTCTCGACAGGGTTGAAGACCGTGAAGGCCAGCTTATTCTCTCCAGAAAGAAAGCTGACATACTTCAGGCCTGGGAGACAATTGAAAAAGCTCACGAGACCGGAGAAGTAATCGAAGGTTATATTCAACGCCGCATTAAAGGCGGTATGGTTGTGGATATTTTCGGCATCGATGCCTTCCTGCCCGGCTCACAAATTGACGTACGTCCTGTTCGCGACTTTGACGCCTATGTGGGCAAAACCATGGAGTTCCAGATTGTGAAGCTCAACATGCAGGCTGAAAACGTTGTGGTATCGCACCGTGCGCTTATTGAAAGCGATCTGGAAGATCAGCGTCAGGAAATTCTTGAAACCATCGAAGCCGGTCAGGTTCTCGAGGGTATAGTTAAAAACATTACCGACTTCGGTGTGTTCATCGATCTTGGTGGTGTTGACGGACTGCTTCACATCACGGATCTCTCCTGGGGTCGCGTAGATCATCCGGAAGAGATTGTGCGGCTTGACCAGCGAATGAACGTAGCGGTTATTGACTTTGATGAGGATTCAAAGCGTGTATCCCTTGGACTGAAGCAGCTTCAGCCGCATCCGTGGGACGATATTGATATCAAATATCCCGAAAACATGCGAGTTCAGGGCCGCGTGGTATCCATAGCAGATTACGGAGCATTCATTGAGCTTGAAAAAGGTGTTGAAGGCCTGATTCACATTAGTGAAATGAGCTGGACCCAGCATATCAAACATCCCTCTCAGCTTGTTCAGAAAGATGACATTATTGAGTGTGTTGTTCTGAACATCAATGAGGAGGAGAAAAAGATTTCCCTGGGCGTGAAGCAGCTTGAGAAAGATCCATGGGAAGATCTTGCAGAGCGCTACCCAATCGGATCCAAGCATAAGGGTGTAGTTCGTAACCTCACCAACTTTGGTGTATTTATTGAGCTTGAGCCCGGAATTGACGGTCTGGTACACGTATCTGATCTCAGCTGGACAGAAAACGTAGATCACCCCAATGAAGTGGTTGACAAAGGTCAGGAGCTGGAAGTCGTAATTCTGGCTATCGATTTTGAAAATCGACGCATTACACTTGGCCATAAGCAGGTTCAGGACAACCCCTGGGAACAGTATGCAGAGGAGTACGGCCTGGGTGCGAAGGTAGAAGGAAAGGTTACCAAAATTACCGACAAGGGTATGTTCATTGAACTGCCTTTGGGAGTGGATGCCTTTCTTGCTGCTGACAAGCTTGCTGAACCGGTCGACAGTCTTAAAGACGCATTCAGTGAAGGTGATACCGTCGCAGGGTTTGTTGCAGAATTTGATGAGCCCAGCAAAACGATTGAAATATCACAAGTTGAAGGCGAGCTGAAGAAAGCCAAATCCAAGACAAGGAAGAAGGTGAAAAGCGAAAACGTTGAAACCGGAACACCGACACTTGGTGAAGTTTCAGGTCTTGCCGAAAAGCTTGCTGAAAAGGAAAAGAAAGACAAAGAAGCTGATGAAGAGGAGTAA
- the rpsT gene encoding 30S ribosomal protein S20, whose protein sequence is MPQHKSAIKRLRQDEKRKKHNNTRRSRMRTLIKNVLNATDKESAEKHLKAATSYIDKLTNKGIIHSNNAARKKAKLTRHVNNL, encoded by the coding sequence ATGCCACAGCATAAATCAGCAATCAAGCGCCTTCGACAAGACGAAAAGCGTAAAAAGCACAACAACACCCGTCGCTCAAGAATGAGAACACTGATAAAGAATGTTCTCAACGCAACTGATAAAGAGTCAGCTGAGAAGCATCTTAAAGCTGCAACCAGTTATATTGACAAACTTACTAATAAAGGGATTATCCACAGCAACAACGCGGCCCGCAAAAAAGCGAAACTTACCCGGCACGTTAATAATCTGTAA